One Lucilia cuprina isolate Lc7/37 chromosome 4, ASM2204524v1, whole genome shotgun sequence DNA segment encodes these proteins:
- the LOC111676505 gene encoding phosphoinositide 3-kinase adapter protein 1 isoform X3, protein MSLRKPKICLLKQCLIFNRTIDETEYLDMDNCGTMSNSMTSSTGSYNMDDILIVTAKHSERAILRANFLKNHFDKITKQRGRKPFNFLHIKIEDGPFSDEIAYKYQNTALQIIILCPALLALSHSLLMSQLLSIVRVEKVLGILLDVTEEKVKEIHKTALPNYLRWRRCVIRDNDQAQISNILGIATDILGRALCQRPVCHDSGSGISRSFSSCSDGFTILPKKVKIGQNKVVAMLNDPLEKDDVLKIVVEKSGELIEIRNFKCRNPYTVQFAIPESCMEISTMVEIRLEKNQKSLGARPIKCESRLRELEQLLRSEDSPIEFMCHALGIGPTEKEDLDVHLLQCFQKNMPPNFHLLNGPYEQKQNQFLSLRESSPEEYPTLLHFAARWGLNRLCMQLMECPGGDTACGIRNCAGKTPSELADMEGHHKLARNIMSFSEFHELTTMYHYFKGISGESKINHNTTVSGKSAANKVVIEAVKSHPTSPKQKQPKPPKSPKNRQMLEGQTQAEYMEMSSGSDRENSPENKNKGETLAVSNLNYISVETEEENLQGSSADVCKNFDSNKVITTGEITSNELRISEPPYYASKEQNKASKDVTDAPIYQTDKFSQECSQVLENCTSTAANNDYVMQPSNVPVPPAHSELHKQQSAQPLSPINADDGNYLFQPSNRPVEEEHLHQSRLSLNRMGSSQRLAHQPTYGTLKRSASDASSSARSNVDDELAEIMHDFKNNVLSIREVEVLVEKWKHRNDVQQSFREKQEQLDQMRREYERIQDQVRSHLKRDTPFDKFKKLFSRHKSTSNLHHEKSCADSVLDETKSSITTSSSFKSSARPISSLSLQSVSSSSSSGRLSTGSNCSGTSLGDSGTHSDHEERRFGCRLGSPGSLMDNYLVPPPPRPIFTPNSTPGDERHQITFPSPMSSCTRLNTPTSPTSSEHYQMFPSNIPVYNSQNLSSSNSNNYLNTIMEAKQEQEHNYQNGVTLQTIKLNERSNIIYGKLTKATPNCSSFKPKQTSLVQAQAASVETQAEVYQNVGNNLEATAVKLEEEKREEQESAVGGDDHNYMNC, encoded by the exons atgtcgTTACGTAAACCAAAAATCTGTTTACTTAAACAATGTCTAATATTTAATCGAACAATTGATGAAACTGAATATTTGGATATGG acaACTGTGGCACCATGAGCAACAGCATGACCAGCTCTACAGGTTCTTACAACATGGATGATATTCTTATAGTGACAGCCAAACACAGTGAAAGAGCAATTCTAAgggcaaattttctaaaaaatcattTCGATAAAATAACCAAACAACGTGGACGCAAACCTTTCAA ctTTTTGCACATCAAAATCGAAGACGGTCCCTTTAGTGATGAGATTGCTTATAAATATCAAAACACTGCCTTGCAAATTATCATTTTATGTCCCGCTCTTTTGGCTTTATCACACTCTCTACTGATGTCTCAGCTATTGAGTATTGTGAGAGTTGAAAAGGTTTTGGGTATTTTACTTGATGTTACCGAGGAAAAGGTTAAAGAAATTCATAAAACTG CTCTTCCCAATTACTTAAGATGGCGCCGTTGTGTTATACGCGATAATGATCAAGCTCAGATTAGTAATATTTTGGGTATAGCAACAGATATATTGGGTCGTGCCTTGTGTCAACGTCCCGTTTGTCATGATTCTGGTTCGGGTATATCACGTAGTTTCTCTTCATGTTCGGATGGTTTTACCATTTTACCCAAGAAAGTTAAGATTGGCCAGAATAAAGTGGTGGCCATGTTGAATGATCCCCTAGAAAAAGATGATGTTCTAAAGATTGTTGTTGAAAAATCGGGAGAATTAATAGAGATTAGAAATTTCAAGTGTCGCAATCCCTATACGGTGCAGTTTGCTATACCAG AATCCTGCATGGAAATTTCCACTATGGTTGAAATACGTTTGGAAAAGAATCAGAAATCCCTCGGAGCCCGACCCATTAAATGTGAATCACGTTTACGCGAATTGGAACAACTCTTACGATCCGAAGATTCTCCCATCGAATTTATGTGTCATGCTTTGGGTATTGGACCTACCGAAAAGGAAGATTTAGATGTTCATCTATTGCAATGTTTCCAAAAGAATATGCCACCCAATTTCCATCTACTCAATGGACCCTATGAACAGAAACAAAATCAATTCTTAAGCCTTAGAGAATCCAGCCCCGAAGAATATCCCACCTTATTGCATTTCGCCGCCAGATGGGGCCTTAATCGTTTGTGCATGCAATTGATGGAGTGTCCGGGTGGTGATACTGCCTGTGGTATTCGCAATTGTGCTGGTAAGACACCCAGCGAATTGGCCGATATGGAGGGTCATCATAAATTGGCGCGCAACATTATGAGTTTTTCGGAATTTCATGAACTCACTACTATGTATCATTATTTCAAGGGCATAAGTGGTGAATCGAAAATTAATCATAATACCACAGTTAGTGGTAAATCAGCTGCCAACAAGGTTGTCATAGAAGCAGTCAAATCTCACCCCACTTCACCCAAACAAAAACAACCCAAACCTCCTAAATCTCCCAAAAATCGTCAAATGTTGGAAGGTCAAACACAGGCTGAATATATGGAAATGTCTAGTGGTTCGGATCGTGAGAATTCAccggaaaataaaaacaaaggcGAAACTTTGGCCGTTTCCAATTTAAACTACATAAGTGTCGAGACTGAAGAGGAGAATTTGCAGGGTTCCTCGGCAGATGTTTGCAAGAATTTCGATAGCAATAAGGTCATAACCACCGGCGAAATAACCAGCAATGAATTGAGAATTAGTGAACCACCCTACTATGCCTCTAAGGAACAAAATAAGGCCAGTAAAGATGTCACCGATGCACCCATTTATCAAACAGATAAATTCAGTCAAGAATGCTCACAGGTATTGGAGAATTGCACCAGCACAGCAGCGAATAATGATTATGTTATGCAGCCATCCAATGTACCGGTGCCGCCAGCACACTCTGAACTGCACAAGCAGCAATCAGCACAACCTTTATCACCCATCAATGCCGATGATGGCAACTATTTGTTCCAACCCTCCAATCGTCCTGTAGAAGAAGAACATTTACATCAATCACGTCTGAGTCTAAATCGCATGGGCTCCTCCCAACGCTTGGCACATCAGCCCACCTATGGTACATTGAAACGTTCAGCCTCAGATGCTTCCAGCTCGGCGAGATCCAATGTTGATGATGAATTGGCTGAGATAATGCATGATTTCAAAAATAATGTCTTATCCATACGAGAAGTAGAGGTTTTGGTAGAGAAATGGAAACATCGCAATGATGTACAACAAAGTTTCCGTGAGAAGCAAGAACAACTTGATCAAATGAGAAGAGAATATGAACGTATACAGGATCAGGTTAGATCCCATCTAAAGAGAGATACACCTTTTGATAAGTTCAAGAAATTATTCTCGCGACACAAGTCCACCTCAAATTTACATCATGAAAAATCATGTGCGGATAGTGTGCTAGATGAAACCAAATCATCCATTACCACATCTTCAAGTTTCAAGTCATCAGCTAGACCCATCAGCTCATTGAGTTTACAATCAGTATCTTCATCATCCTCCTCGGGACGTTTAAGCACGGGCAGTAATTGTAGCGGCACTTCGTTGGGTGATTCCGGCACTCATTCAGATCATGAGGAAAGACGTTTCGGTTGTCGTTTAGGTTCTCCCGGTTCATTGATGGACAATTATTTAGTACCTCCACCACCCAGACCCATCTTTACACCCAATTCCACACCCGGCGATGAACGACATCAAATCACTTTCCCCTCACCCATGTCTTCGTGTACAAGACTCAATACTCCCACTAGTCCCACCAGCTCGGAACACTATCAAATGTTCCCCTCTAACATACCCGTATATAACAGTCAGAATTTATCCTCCTCCAATAGTAATAATTATTTGAACACCATTATGGAAGCTAAACAGGAACAAGAGCACAATTATCAAAATGGTGTTACTTTGCAGACAATTAAATTGAATGAAAGATCCAATATCATCTATGGAAAGCTAACAAAAGCTACACCAAATTGTTCATCTTTTAAGCCCAAACAGACATCCTTGGTTCAAGCACAAGCAGCTAGTGTGGAGACCCAAGCGGAAGTTTATCAAAATGTGGGCAATAATTTAGAGGCAACAGCTGTTAAATTGGAAGAAGAGAAAAGAGAAGAACAGGAGTCGGCAGTAGGAGGTGATGATCATAATTATATGAATTGTTAG
- the LOC111676505 gene encoding phosphoinositide 3-kinase adapter protein 1 isoform X5, producing MSNSMTSSTGSYNMDDILIVTAKHSERAILRANFLKNHFDKITKQRGRKPFNFLHIKIEDGPFSDEIAYKYQNTALQIIILCPALLALSHSLLMSQLLSIVRVEKVLGILLDVTEEKVKEIHKTALPNYLRWRRCVIRDNDQAQISNILGIATDILGRALCQRPVCHDSGSGISRSFSSCSDGFTILPKKVKIGQNKVVAMLNDPLEKDDVLKIVVEKSGELIEIRNFKCRNPYTVQFAIPESCMEISTMVEIRLEKNQKSLGARPIKCESRLRELEQLLRSEDSPIEFMCHALGIGPTEKEDLDVHLLQCFQKNMPPNFHLLNGPYEQKQNQFLSLRESSPEEYPTLLHFAARWGLNRLCMQLMECPGGDTACGIRNCAGKTPSELADMEGHHKLARNIMSFSEFHELTTMYHYFKGISGESKINHNTTVSGKSAANKVVIEAVKSHPTSPKQKQPKPPKSPKNRQMLEGQTQAEYMEMSSGSDRENSPENKNKGETLAVSNLNYISVETEEENLQGSSADVCKNFDSNKVITTGEITSNELRISEPPYYASKEQNKASKDVTDAPIYQTDKFSQECSQVLENCTSTAANNDYVMQPSNVPVPPAHSELHKQQSAQPLSPINADDGNYLFQPSNRPVEEEHLHQSRLSLNRMGSSQRLAHQPTYGTLKRSASDASSSARSNVDDELAEIMHDFKNNVLSIREVEVLVEKWKHRNDVQQSFREKQEQLDQMRREYERIQDQVRSHLKRDTPFDKFKKLFSRHKSTSNLHHEKSCADSVLDETKSSITTSSSFKSSARPISSLSLQSVSSSSSSGRLSTGSNCSGTSLGDSGTHSDHEERRFGCRLGSPGSLMDNYLVPPPPRPIFTPNSTPGDERHQITFPSPMSSCTRLNTPTSPTSSEHYQMFPSNIPVYNSQNLSSSNSNNYLNTIMEAKQEQEHNYQNGVTLQTIKLNERSNIIYGKLTKATPNCSSFKPKQTSLVQAQAASVETQAEVYQNVGNNLEATAVKLEEEKREEQESAVGGDDHNYMNC from the exons ATGAGCAACAGCATGACCAGCTCTACAGGTTCTTACAACATGGATGATATTCTTATAGTGACAGCCAAACACAGTGAAAGAGCAATTCTAAgggcaaattttctaaaaaatcattTCGATAAAATAACCAAACAACGTGGACGCAAACCTTTCAA ctTTTTGCACATCAAAATCGAAGACGGTCCCTTTAGTGATGAGATTGCTTATAAATATCAAAACACTGCCTTGCAAATTATCATTTTATGTCCCGCTCTTTTGGCTTTATCACACTCTCTACTGATGTCTCAGCTATTGAGTATTGTGAGAGTTGAAAAGGTTTTGGGTATTTTACTTGATGTTACCGAGGAAAAGGTTAAAGAAATTCATAAAACTG CTCTTCCCAATTACTTAAGATGGCGCCGTTGTGTTATACGCGATAATGATCAAGCTCAGATTAGTAATATTTTGGGTATAGCAACAGATATATTGGGTCGTGCCTTGTGTCAACGTCCCGTTTGTCATGATTCTGGTTCGGGTATATCACGTAGTTTCTCTTCATGTTCGGATGGTTTTACCATTTTACCCAAGAAAGTTAAGATTGGCCAGAATAAAGTGGTGGCCATGTTGAATGATCCCCTAGAAAAAGATGATGTTCTAAAGATTGTTGTTGAAAAATCGGGAGAATTAATAGAGATTAGAAATTTCAAGTGTCGCAATCCCTATACGGTGCAGTTTGCTATACCAG AATCCTGCATGGAAATTTCCACTATGGTTGAAATACGTTTGGAAAAGAATCAGAAATCCCTCGGAGCCCGACCCATTAAATGTGAATCACGTTTACGCGAATTGGAACAACTCTTACGATCCGAAGATTCTCCCATCGAATTTATGTGTCATGCTTTGGGTATTGGACCTACCGAAAAGGAAGATTTAGATGTTCATCTATTGCAATGTTTCCAAAAGAATATGCCACCCAATTTCCATCTACTCAATGGACCCTATGAACAGAAACAAAATCAATTCTTAAGCCTTAGAGAATCCAGCCCCGAAGAATATCCCACCTTATTGCATTTCGCCGCCAGATGGGGCCTTAATCGTTTGTGCATGCAATTGATGGAGTGTCCGGGTGGTGATACTGCCTGTGGTATTCGCAATTGTGCTGGTAAGACACCCAGCGAATTGGCCGATATGGAGGGTCATCATAAATTGGCGCGCAACATTATGAGTTTTTCGGAATTTCATGAACTCACTACTATGTATCATTATTTCAAGGGCATAAGTGGTGAATCGAAAATTAATCATAATACCACAGTTAGTGGTAAATCAGCTGCCAACAAGGTTGTCATAGAAGCAGTCAAATCTCACCCCACTTCACCCAAACAAAAACAACCCAAACCTCCTAAATCTCCCAAAAATCGTCAAATGTTGGAAGGTCAAACACAGGCTGAATATATGGAAATGTCTAGTGGTTCGGATCGTGAGAATTCAccggaaaataaaaacaaaggcGAAACTTTGGCCGTTTCCAATTTAAACTACATAAGTGTCGAGACTGAAGAGGAGAATTTGCAGGGTTCCTCGGCAGATGTTTGCAAGAATTTCGATAGCAATAAGGTCATAACCACCGGCGAAATAACCAGCAATGAATTGAGAATTAGTGAACCACCCTACTATGCCTCTAAGGAACAAAATAAGGCCAGTAAAGATGTCACCGATGCACCCATTTATCAAACAGATAAATTCAGTCAAGAATGCTCACAGGTATTGGAGAATTGCACCAGCACAGCAGCGAATAATGATTATGTTATGCAGCCATCCAATGTACCGGTGCCGCCAGCACACTCTGAACTGCACAAGCAGCAATCAGCACAACCTTTATCACCCATCAATGCCGATGATGGCAACTATTTGTTCCAACCCTCCAATCGTCCTGTAGAAGAAGAACATTTACATCAATCACGTCTGAGTCTAAATCGCATGGGCTCCTCCCAACGCTTGGCACATCAGCCCACCTATGGTACATTGAAACGTTCAGCCTCAGATGCTTCCAGCTCGGCGAGATCCAATGTTGATGATGAATTGGCTGAGATAATGCATGATTTCAAAAATAATGTCTTATCCATACGAGAAGTAGAGGTTTTGGTAGAGAAATGGAAACATCGCAATGATGTACAACAAAGTTTCCGTGAGAAGCAAGAACAACTTGATCAAATGAGAAGAGAATATGAACGTATACAGGATCAGGTTAGATCCCATCTAAAGAGAGATACACCTTTTGATAAGTTCAAGAAATTATTCTCGCGACACAAGTCCACCTCAAATTTACATCATGAAAAATCATGTGCGGATAGTGTGCTAGATGAAACCAAATCATCCATTACCACATCTTCAAGTTTCAAGTCATCAGCTAGACCCATCAGCTCATTGAGTTTACAATCAGTATCTTCATCATCCTCCTCGGGACGTTTAAGCACGGGCAGTAATTGTAGCGGCACTTCGTTGGGTGATTCCGGCACTCATTCAGATCATGAGGAAAGACGTTTCGGTTGTCGTTTAGGTTCTCCCGGTTCATTGATGGACAATTATTTAGTACCTCCACCACCCAGACCCATCTTTACACCCAATTCCACACCCGGCGATGAACGACATCAAATCACTTTCCCCTCACCCATGTCTTCGTGTACAAGACTCAATACTCCCACTAGTCCCACCAGCTCGGAACACTATCAAATGTTCCCCTCTAACATACCCGTATATAACAGTCAGAATTTATCCTCCTCCAATAGTAATAATTATTTGAACACCATTATGGAAGCTAAACAGGAACAAGAGCACAATTATCAAAATGGTGTTACTTTGCAGACAATTAAATTGAATGAAAGATCCAATATCATCTATGGAAAGCTAACAAAAGCTACACCAAATTGTTCATCTTTTAAGCCCAAACAGACATCCTTGGTTCAAGCACAAGCAGCTAGTGTGGAGACCCAAGCGGAAGTTTATCAAAATGTGGGCAATAATTTAGAGGCAACAGCTGTTAAATTGGAAGAAGAGAAAAGAGAAGAACAGGAGTCGGCAGTAGGAGGTGATGATCATAATTATATGAATTGTTAG